A stretch of Alkalicella caledoniensis DNA encodes these proteins:
- a CDS encoding alpha/beta fold hydrolase — translation MAKIKINDIEMYYEIHGEGKPLVLIEGLGYSSWMWYKQVEELSKKFKVIIFDNRGVGETDKPDMEYSIELFADDLADLLSKLEIKKAHVLGVSMGGFIAQEFALKYPCMVDKLILCSTSFGGPNSVPIPQDTLNIMLKGGGQYKSVEEIKDAIGTALDKDKIQAEVLTKIMEEKMNNPQPKYAYNRQLMAGASFDCEERVDKIKSETLILAGKGDRVVPHENARLLKQKIPCSKVEIINDAGHVFFMEQPQIANKLIIEFLE, via the coding sequence ATGGCTAAGATAAAAATAAACGATATAGAGATGTATTACGAGATACATGGTGAAGGTAAGCCTTTAGTTTTAATAGAAGGCTTGGGCTACTCTTCTTGGATGTGGTATAAACAAGTTGAAGAGCTTTCTAAAAAGTTTAAAGTTATTATATTTGATAATAGGGGTGTAGGTGAAACTGACAAACCTGATATGGAGTATTCCATAGAGCTATTTGCAGATGATTTAGCAGATCTTTTATCAAAGCTAGAAATAAAAAAGGCCCATGTTTTAGGTGTATCCATGGGTGGTTTTATCGCCCAAGAGTTCGCGTTGAAATACCCTTGCATGGTTGATAAGCTAATCCTTTGTTCAACATCATTCGGTGGACCAAACAGTGTTCCAATTCCTCAGGACACCTTAAATATTATGTTAAAAGGCGGGGGCCAGTATAAGTCAGTTGAAGAGATAAAAGATGCCATTGGTACAGCCCTTGATAAAGATAAAATACAAGCTGAAGTACTTACTAAAATAATGGAAGAGAAAATGAACAATCCCCAACCAAAGTATGCTTACAACCGCCAGCTTATGGCAGGTGCATCTTTCGACTGTGAAGAAAGAGTAGATAAAATAAAGAGTGAAACCCTTATCCTAGCAGGCAAAGGAGATAGGGTAGTCCCCCATGAGAATGCAAGGCTTTTAAAACAAAAAATACCATGCTCTAAAGTTGAGATCATTAATGACGCAGGTCACGTTTTCTTCATGGAGCAACCTCAAATTGCTAATAAGCTCATCATAGAGTTTTTAGAATAA
- a CDS encoding ABC transporter ATP-binding protein, producing the protein MSEIILKTENLGISFGAHKAVSNVSLEIEKGKLTTILGPNGAGKTTFFNLISGLLTPTTGKIFFDGTDITSLSPTKRVAIGVGRSFQLTNVFPKLTAYENVRLAAQSHYKVGFKLLTNFDKFSNVNERTEEILERVLLLDRKNSLASDLTHGEQRKLELGMALALDPKVLLLDEPTAGMAIEEVPTMIDIITKTHALGTTIVLIEHKMDMVKKLSDRLVILANGSVLADGDPEAVSKNPEVLAAYLGGGVLNEISS; encoded by the coding sequence ATGTCAGAGATAATATTAAAAACAGAGAATCTCGGCATCAGCTTTGGTGCCCATAAGGCAGTATCAAATGTTAGTTTGGAGATAGAAAAAGGCAAACTTACTACCATATTGGGTCCAAACGGTGCAGGGAAAACAACCTTTTTCAATTTAATCAGTGGACTCCTTACCCCAACTACCGGGAAAATTTTCTTTGATGGGACAGACATAACAAGTCTGTCCCCAACTAAAAGAGTAGCAATTGGTGTGGGGAGATCTTTCCAGCTAACAAACGTTTTTCCGAAACTTACAGCATATGAAAATGTTCGTTTAGCTGCTCAATCCCATTATAAAGTTGGCTTTAAGCTTTTAACTAACTTTGATAAATTTTCAAATGTTAATGAGAGAACAGAAGAAATACTAGAAAGAGTTTTACTATTAGATAGAAAAAACTCTTTGGCGTCTGATCTAACCCACGGAGAACAAAGAAAGCTAGAGTTAGGTATGGCTTTGGCGTTAGATCCTAAAGTACTACTGCTAGATGAGCCAACTGCTGGTATGGCCATAGAAGAAGTACCTACAATGATTGACATTATAACAAAGACCCATGCACTTGGAACAACTATTGTGCTCATAGAACATAAAATGGATATGGTTAAGAAATTGTCTGATAGATTGGTAATTTTGGCAAATGGTTCTGTTTTAGCAGACGGCGATCCAGAAGCTGTATCTAAAAATCCAGAAGTCCTTGCAGCATACTTGGGAGGAGGAGTACTAAATGAAATCTCTTCTTAA
- a CDS encoding branched-chain amino acid ABC transporter permease has protein sequence METKPNFIKHLGSNKTTLSKTIGLALTLLLFFILPHFLRNSQLIMFSRIFILAVYGMSYDILRGYTGFINLGQAIFFGSGVYIGVIFLNMQNDLTFFILALLFIVIYSLIGGFLMSKIVFKAGGVVAAAMITLAVGEIVRNIAERWRGVTGGQDGLPLSTSRVALQPLFTTRIGGYYFALIFLIVMTIILRKFVQSPTGKVLLSIRENEQRARFLGYDTIKYKTIALLVSSVASGMAGVFFSVIVRFANTDYLSLQYTINALLMTLVGGTGTLYGAIIGSAFITWIQNFLLDLNSSMGYQILRFPMIFIGTIYVLLVMFMPSGIIGGINKLKDNFDDIKAKVKDKIGPKVES, from the coding sequence ATGGAGACTAAACCAAACTTTATTAAACACTTAGGTTCTAATAAAACAACCCTTTCTAAAACCATTGGTCTCGCATTAACATTGTTACTATTTTTCATACTGCCTCACTTTTTAAGGAACTCTCAACTAATAATGTTTAGTAGAATATTTATACTGGCTGTTTATGGTATGAGTTATGATATTTTAAGGGGTTATACTGGATTTATCAATCTAGGCCAGGCTATCTTTTTTGGTAGTGGTGTGTATATAGGAGTTATATTCCTAAACATGCAAAACGATTTAACATTTTTCATACTAGCCCTTTTGTTTATAGTGATATACTCACTTATTGGTGGATTTTTAATGAGCAAGATAGTTTTTAAAGCCGGTGGTGTAGTTGCTGCGGCAATGATAACTTTGGCAGTGGGTGAAATAGTTAGAAATATTGCTGAAAGATGGAGAGGTGTTACTGGAGGTCAAGATGGGCTACCACTTAGTACATCTCGGGTAGCATTGCAACCACTATTTACAACACGTATAGGTGGCTACTATTTCGCACTGATCTTTTTGATTGTCATGACTATAATTCTTCGTAAATTTGTTCAATCCCCTACTGGTAAAGTTTTGCTTTCCATAAGGGAAAATGAACAAAGAGCAAGGTTTTTGGGCTACGATACTATTAAGTATAAAACCATTGCCCTTTTAGTTTCATCAGTGGCGTCTGGTATGGCTGGGGTATTCTTTTCAGTAATTGTACGATTTGCAAATACTGATTATCTAAGCCTACAATATACCATCAACGCTCTACTAATGACATTGGTTGGGGGTACTGGAACCCTTTATGGAGCTATAATAGGTAGTGCGTTTATCACCTGGATTCAGAATTTCCTTTTAGATTTAAACTCATCCATGGGTTATCAAATATTAAGATTTCCAATGATTTTCATAGGTACTATTTATGTTCTCTTAGTTATGTTCATGCCTTCAGGGATAATTGGAGGTATCAATAAACTAAAAGATAACTTTGATGATATTAAAGCTAAAGTAAAGGACAAGATTGGTCCTAAAGTAGAATCATAA
- a CDS encoding 3-oxoacyl-ACP synthase, with product MRKHVGIVGTGIYIPEKRMTAKEIADATLGVWAEEAVITKLGIVEKPIPGDDDGTQEMGVKAGLDAIKNTGIDPKEIDLIICMGEEWKEYPLTTSGIYIQEKIGATNAWAIDVQQRCCTTVAALKMAKDMMLADDDLNCAMVVGGYRNGDFVDYTDKSMSMMYNLSAGGGAIILKKNYGKNELLGTHIMTDGSLSRDAGVEFGGTCNPITKENVDIAYKSLRLFDERHMKDRLNEVSMSNWIHCIDRAFEKSGVPKEDLGYLAVLHFKYSQHKYMVEFLGLNEDQSIYLKDYGHMGQVDQILSLHLALDQGKVIDGTVISMIAAGIGYAWAANVIKWGQIS from the coding sequence ATGAGAAAACACGTAGGTATAGTGGGGACAGGAATATATATACCTGAAAAAAGGATGACTGCAAAAGAGATAGCAGATGCAACATTAGGAGTTTGGGCAGAGGAAGCAGTTATAACAAAATTAGGTATTGTTGAAAAGCCTATTCCCGGTGACGATGATGGTACACAAGAAATGGGTGTAAAAGCTGGACTGGATGCTATTAAAAATACAGGCATAGACCCCAAGGAAATTGATTTGATAATATGTATGGGTGAGGAATGGAAGGAATACCCTTTAACAACATCAGGGATATATATCCAAGAGAAAATTGGTGCCACAAATGCTTGGGCTATTGATGTGCAACAAAGGTGTTGTACAACTGTTGCAGCATTAAAAATGGCCAAGGATATGATGCTAGCCGATGATGATTTGAATTGTGCTATGGTAGTTGGTGGTTATCGCAATGGAGATTTCGTTGATTACACAGATAAGTCCATGTCCATGATGTACAACCTTTCAGCAGGTGGTGGGGCTATAATTTTGAAAAAAAATTATGGTAAAAATGAATTGCTAGGAACTCATATTATGACTGATGGATCCCTTTCAAGGGATGCTGGTGTTGAGTTTGGAGGTACATGTAACCCTATAACAAAAGAAAATGTGGATATTGCATATAAGTCTCTTCGACTATTTGATGAAAGACACATGAAAGACAGGTTAAATGAGGTTTCCATGTCAAACTGGATTCATTGTATAGATAGGGCCTTTGAAAAATCCGGTGTACCTAAAGAGGATTTGGGCTATTTAGCCGTTCTTCATTTTAAGTATTCTCAACACAAGTATATGGTTGAATTCCTTGGACTAAATGAAGACCAGTCTATATATTTAAAGGATTATGGTCATATGGGGCAAGTAGATCAGATTCTTTCACTACATTTAGCTCTAGATCAAGGTAAAGTAATAGACGGGACGGTAATTTCCATGATAGCCGCAGGTATTGGATATGCCTGGGCTGCCAATGTAATCAAATGGGGACAGATAAGTTAA
- a CDS encoding 3-oxoacyl-ACP synthase III family protein, giving the protein MFYAMITGTGLYHPDNLVTNAHMEKLLGQPLKPSLEGKLGIKQRYITNDDESSVDLAEKAGEKAIIDAGLKPEDINLVIVATDTPEYISPATSSVVQGRLEAVNAGTFDLNASCSGFVSALDVASRMVMSGGYEHILLIGVYNMTKFIDKTDVNVFPIFADGAGAVVISKTTEQGGFVGSKLIADGTQYDLLGIYAGGTKHPITPQRLENKEHLLQFLQPLPPDRNIKLWPPMIKDLLAENGLEYKDIDHVFFTQINKWVIDEVMPILGLPMEKTTCIMDKYGYTGSACIPMALDVALKEGKIKKGDNVVFIASGVGFAVAAALYKW; this is encoded by the coding sequence ATGTTCTATGCAATGATTACAGGTACAGGCCTATACCATCCAGACAATCTGGTAACAAACGCACATATGGAAAAGCTATTAGGTCAACCTCTAAAACCTAGTCTTGAAGGTAAGCTGGGGATAAAACAAAGATATATAACCAATGATGATGAAAGTAGTGTAGATTTAGCAGAAAAAGCTGGCGAAAAAGCTATCATTGATGCAGGACTAAAACCTGAAGATATAAATTTGGTCATAGTTGCCACAGATACGCCTGAGTATATTAGCCCTGCAACGTCCTCTGTAGTACAAGGAAGGCTAGAGGCAGTTAACGCAGGAACCTTTGATTTAAATGCATCATGTTCTGGCTTTGTTTCAGCATTAGATGTAGCATCAAGAATGGTGATGAGTGGCGGATATGAACATATCCTACTTATAGGCGTATACAACATGACTAAATTTATAGATAAGACAGATGTAAATGTGTTTCCCATATTTGCAGACGGTGCTGGAGCTGTTGTTATTTCTAAAACAACTGAACAAGGTGGTTTTGTTGGATCAAAGCTAATTGCTGATGGCACCCAGTATGATTTATTAGGTATTTATGCCGGTGGAACTAAACACCCTATAACGCCACAGAGGCTAGAAAATAAAGAGCATTTGCTTCAGTTTTTACAGCCCCTTCCACCTGATAGAAACATTAAACTTTGGCCACCTATGATTAAAGATTTATTGGCTGAAAATGGTTTGGAATATAAAGATATTGATCATGTATTTTTCACCCAAATTAACAAATGGGTTATAGATGAAGTAATGCCTATTCTTGGTCTGCCCATGGAAAAGACAACATGTATAATGGATAAATACGGATATACAGGGTCTGCATGTATACCCATGGCACTGGATGTGGCATTGAAAGAAGGCAAAATCAAAAAAGGTGATAATGTAGTGTTTATAGCATCAGGGGTAGGTTTCGCAGTCGCAGCTGCCCTATATAAATGGTAG
- the thiD gene encoding bifunctional hydroxymethylpyrimidine kinase/phosphomethylpyrimidine kinase, giving the protein MKNLLTIAGSDSSGGAGIQADLKTFSAHGTFGMSVITAVTAQNTQGVFAVENISPDVVGAQIDAIFTDIEVDAVKVGMVSQTEIIKIIAEKLKKYKFKKVVIDPVMISKSGYHLLEPEAKKALIEELVPLAYVVTPNIPEAEELTGIKIDKFDDMEKAAISIKSMGAQNVLIKGGHLETEATDILYDGEKFHYLKGEKIPTKNTHGTGCTLSSAIAANIGRGLSVIDAVKGSKEYIIVAIENALQIGKGVGPTHHFYNLYKGAGMLDE; this is encoded by the coding sequence ATGAAAAACTTACTTACCATTGCGGGCTCAGACAGTAGTGGAGGGGCTGGAATACAGGCAGATTTAAAGACATTTTCCGCCCATGGAACCTTTGGTATGAGTGTGATAACTGCAGTTACCGCACAAAATACTCAAGGTGTATTCGCAGTGGAAAATATTTCGCCAGATGTGGTAGGAGCACAAATTGATGCAATATTTACAGATATTGAGGTAGATGCAGTAAAGGTAGGGATGGTATCTCAAACAGAGATTATTAAGATAATTGCAGAAAAACTAAAAAAATATAAATTTAAAAAAGTTGTAATTGACCCTGTGATGATTTCAAAAAGTGGTTATCATTTACTTGAACCAGAAGCAAAAAAAGCACTTATTGAAGAACTGGTTCCCCTTGCGTATGTGGTGACACCAAACATTCCAGAAGCTGAGGAACTAACAGGTATTAAGATAGATAAATTTGATGACATGGAAAAAGCAGCAATAAGTATAAAGTCCATGGGTGCGCAAAATGTATTGATTAAAGGTGGACATTTAGAAACTGAGGCTACAGATATTCTTTATGATGGAGAGAAATTCCACTATCTAAAGGGTGAGAAAATACCCACCAAAAATACCCACGGAACAGGATGCACACTATCTTCTGCTATAGCTGCAAACATTGGTAGGGGTTTAAGTGTAATTGATGCTGTTAAGGGTTCAAAAGAGTATATCATAGTTGCCATAGAAAATGCCCTTCAAATTGGAAAAGGTGTGGGTCCTACACATCATTTCTATAATTTATATAAGGGAGCGGGGATGCTAGATGAGTAA
- a CDS encoding acetyl-CoA hydrolase/transferase family protein encodes MNVQEIYKNKLIGVEEALSKVNTGDHIISALAAAEPREFLSKLHLIADRVKDVTVSTCLPMANYEYFTNESYSDSFLLEGWFYTPAIRNAHKDGRATFIPNHLHFAGTKRVQHKKCNILVGTASPMDKHGYLSLSLSSTYEREIAEKADLVILEVNPNMPKTFGDTTIHISEIDHVIETNYPVPELPVSEPNEKDKIIGKYIAELVEDGSTIQLGIGGIPNAVASELVNKKDLGIHTEMFTDGMVDLYNAGAINGSKKTLMPRKMIATFALGTKKLYDFINDNPAVQILNGNWVNDPYVIGKNHKMVSINTTLEMDLSGQCCSESIGHVQFSGTGGQSDTAVGAQMSIGGKSIIALYSTANIRVPGSDQDQRKTVSKIVTRLTHGATVSLSRNDVDYVVTEYGVVNLRGTSIRDRVNLLISIAHPDFRDQLRQEAKELRL; translated from the coding sequence ATGAATGTTCAGGAAATATATAAAAACAAGCTTATTGGCGTAGAAGAAGCATTAAGTAAAGTTAATACAGGTGACCATATAATCTCTGCCCTAGCTGCAGCTGAGCCAAGGGAATTTTTATCTAAACTACATTTAATTGCAGACAGAGTAAAGGATGTTACTGTTTCCACTTGTCTGCCCATGGCTAACTATGAGTACTTCACAAATGAGTCCTATAGTGATAGCTTTTTACTAGAAGGTTGGTTTTACACCCCAGCCATTAGAAATGCTCATAAGGACGGTCGTGCAACGTTTATTCCTAACCACTTGCACTTTGCTGGAACAAAAAGAGTTCAGCACAAAAAATGTAATATACTAGTGGGTACAGCTTCACCAATGGATAAGCATGGATACCTATCTTTGTCTCTAAGCTCCACATATGAGAGAGAGATTGCCGAAAAGGCTGATTTAGTTATACTAGAAGTAAATCCTAATATGCCTAAAACCTTTGGTGACACCACAATTCATATAAGTGAAATTGATCATGTAATAGAGACAAACTACCCAGTTCCAGAGCTGCCGGTATCTGAACCAAATGAAAAGGATAAAATCATTGGAAAATACATTGCAGAACTTGTGGAAGATGGGTCAACGATTCAACTAGGGATAGGTGGCATACCAAATGCTGTGGCATCTGAACTAGTCAATAAAAAGGACTTAGGTATCCACACTGAGATGTTCACAGATGGAATGGTGGATTTGTATAACGCAGGAGCAATAAACGGCAGCAAGAAAACCTTGATGCCAAGAAAAATGATTGCTACCTTCGCTTTGGGTACTAAGAAGTTATATGACTTTATAAACGATAATCCAGCTGTTCAGATTTTAAATGGAAATTGGGTAAATGATCCCTATGTTATTGGTAAAAACCACAAGATGGTTTCCATAAATACAACATTAGAAATGGACCTATCAGGTCAATGCTGTTCAGAATCCATAGGCCATGTACAATTCAGTGGAACTGGAGGCCAGTCAGATACAGCTGTTGGAGCACAAATGTCCATTGGTGGTAAATCAATTATCGCCCTTTACTCCACAGCAAACATAAGAGTTCCAGGTAGTGATCAAGACCAAAGAAAGACTGTTTCAAAGATTGTTACAAGGCTTACCCATGGTGCTACTGTTTCTTTATCAAGAAACGATGTTGACTATGTGGTAACAGAGTATGGGGTGGTAAACTTAAGGGGTACATCCATAAGGGACAGGGTAAACCTTCTTATAAGCATAGCCCATCCAGACTTCAGGGACCAACTGAGACAAGAAGCAAAAGAACTGAGATTATAG
- the thiW gene encoding energy coupling factor transporter S component ThiW produces the protein MNNTKKLIISALLIAIGVVTAHLISIPVGVARAFPIQHTINILSAILLGPLYAVLNASIISILRNILGLGSLLAFPGSIIGALSAGMLYKVSKNKLAALGGEVFGTGIIGGILAFPVAKFMLGSGATAFAFVIPFLASSLVGAIIGYLIIKTNIFNRM, from the coding sequence GTGAATAACACAAAAAAGCTAATTATTTCGGCACTACTTATCGCTATTGGGGTGGTTACTGCACACCTAATTTCTATTCCTGTGGGAGTAGCAAGGGCTTTTCCTATTCAACACACCATTAACATTTTATCTGCCATCTTGCTAGGTCCATTATATGCAGTACTTAATGCGTCTATAATATCTATACTTAGAAACATACTAGGATTAGGTTCATTACTTGCTTTCCCAGGAAGTATCATAGGAGCTCTATCCGCTGGGATGTTATATAAAGTTTCTAAAAATAAACTAGCTGCTCTGGGTGGTGAAGTTTTTGGTACAGGAATTATCGGTGGTATTTTGGCTTTCCCGGTTGCAAAGTTCATGTTGGGTAGTGGGGCCACTGCATTTGCTTTTGTAATCCCTTTTTTAGCAAGTAGTTTAGTAGGTGCAATCATAGGTTATCTTATAATCAAAACTAATATTTTTAATAGAATGTAA
- a CDS encoding ABC transporter ATP-binding protein, with amino-acid sequence MKSLLKTEDLVSYIGPYTILQGVSLEVSQGEAVVILGRNGAGKTTFLKTVMGLVQTRSGTIELDGKNLVGMPTYEIQKQGIGYVPEDYGIFDLLTIEENLRLAMWKEDADTFARRDYVLDLFPDLKIAYKRLAKTLSGGQRQMLSIGRALVNKNKILFIDEPSKGLAPVVIERLAMALNDIKKETTVLLVEQNFALACAVGERYYIINEGKTVENGKVSDLIKDKELQAKHLGI; translated from the coding sequence ATGAAATCTCTTCTTAAAACTGAAGATTTAGTATCTTATATTGGGCCTTATACAATTCTTCAAGGAGTGTCCCTGGAGGTTAGCCAAGGTGAGGCCGTAGTAATACTAGGTAGAAATGGAGCAGGAAAAACAACTTTTCTAAAAACAGTAATGGGATTAGTGCAAACAAGAAGTGGTACCATTGAATTAGATGGCAAGAATCTTGTTGGAATGCCAACCTACGAGATACAAAAACAAGGGATAGGATATGTTCCTGAAGACTATGGAATTTTTGATTTGCTTACCATTGAAGAGAATTTAAGGCTGGCAATGTGGAAGGAAGATGCTGACACTTTTGCAAGGCGGGATTATGTTTTAGATCTTTTTCCAGATTTAAAGATTGCTTATAAAAGGCTTGCGAAAACACTAAGTGGTGGACAAAGACAAATGCTATCCATAGGCAGGGCATTGGTTAATAAAAACAAGATTCTTTTTATAGATGAACCAAGTAAAGGTCTAGCACCAGTGGTTATTGAAAGACTAGCCATGGCGCTAAATGATATAAAAAAAGAAACAACGGTTCTGTTAGTGGAGCAAAACTTTGCCTTAGCCTGTGCCGTTGGAGAGCGGTACTATATAATTAATGAAGGAAAAACTGTAGAAAACGGAAAAGTATCTGATTTAATCAAAGATAAAGAGCTTCAAGCAAAGCACTTGGGTATTTAA
- the thiM gene encoding hydroxyethylthiazole kinase has product MSNSIQFNTFNTLLQKVKEKKPLVHHLTNYVTVNDCANIVLALGASPIMADYIGEINDILPRADALVVNLGTINEQKAETILKACEIANANNIPVVLDPVGIGVSSFRLGILRKIIGEYKLAVIKGNASEISIIAGLSGESKGVDVGLGDMITPLSLRELSMKLDTVIALTGPTDYITFGEKTITITNGSKYLAQLTGTGCMIGSMIGTFATVTSKYIEAAALGVLIMGVAGDICHDIAQEDGMGSFKVKIFDVVSKIDENVLRKVAKIENE; this is encoded by the coding sequence ATGAGTAACAGCATCCAATTTAATACCTTCAATACCCTGTTACAAAAAGTAAAGGAGAAAAAGCCTTTAGTTCATCACTTAACGAACTACGTTACAGTGAATGACTGTGCCAATATTGTCTTAGCATTAGGGGCTTCACCCATTATGGCTGATTATATAGGTGAGATAAATGATATTCTCCCTAGAGCAGACGCCCTCGTTGTGAATTTAGGGACAATAAACGAACAAAAAGCAGAGACTATTCTAAAGGCTTGTGAAATCGCCAATGCAAACAACATACCTGTAGTCTTAGACCCCGTAGGTATTGGGGTCTCTAGCTTTAGGTTAGGGATTTTAAGGAAGATAATTGGTGAATATAAGCTGGCAGTTATAAAGGGTAACGCATCTGAAATTAGCATTATCGCTGGTCTAAGTGGAGAATCAAAGGGGGTAGATGTAGGCCTTGGAGATATGATAACTCCTTTAAGTTTAAGGGAGTTATCAATGAAATTAGATACGGTTATTGCGCTAACAGGCCCCACTGATTACATAACATTTGGAGAAAAAACTATCACCATAACCAATGGTAGTAAGTACTTAGCACAATTAACAGGTACAGGGTGTATGATAGGCTCCATGATTGGGACATTTGCAACTGTGACTAGTAAATATATAGAAGCAGCTGCCCTGGGGGTTTTAATTATGGGAGTGGCTGGAGACATCTGCCATGATATTGCTCAAGAAGATGGAATGGGATCATTTAAAGTAAAGATTTTCGATGTGGTATCTAAGATAGATGAAAATGTATTAAGAAAGGTGGCTAAGATTGAGAATGAATAA
- a CDS encoding branched-chain amino acid ABC transporter permease, whose protein sequence is MDTLVTLLINGLAQGALIFLMASGLSIILGFMGVINFAHGTLFLWGGYTYVWSYYTIRAQVILRSFPEAREMGSYGGILNITSMEIPGGATLPFYKELYIFIFSVIIAVAVVFLMGYIFERLFINKVYSNAPAQILITLGLQLVFTDLVRLIWGPSPFAINRPPFLDGVTRLGNARIVHYNVFLIVVGLIVALVIHRILSKSKIGMVIRAGLQSPDHVQAIGINIKKYFTFVFAFGAALAGIGGALYMPFVGNVVSTVGMNNQILAFIVVIIGGLGNFYGTAMASVFIGLMGVAVAMFAPAFAVVANVLVMALVLIFKPEGLFGTAVSK, encoded by the coding sequence ATGGATACTTTAGTCACTTTATTAATTAACGGGCTTGCACAAGGCGCATTAATATTTCTAATGGCATCGGGGCTATCTATAATATTAGGTTTTATGGGAGTAATAAATTTCGCCCATGGAACACTATTCCTTTGGGGAGGATACACCTACGTATGGTCATACTATACCATTAGAGCCCAGGTTATCTTAAGGAGTTTTCCTGAAGCAAGGGAGATGGGTAGCTATGGAGGGATATTAAACATTACTTCCATGGAAATACCTGGTGGTGCCACATTACCATTTTACAAAGAACTATATATATTTATTTTTAGCGTAATCATTGCAGTTGCAGTAGTTTTTCTTATGGGCTATATATTTGAAAGATTGTTTATAAACAAAGTGTACTCTAATGCACCAGCACAGATTCTTATAACTTTAGGGTTGCAATTAGTATTTACAGATCTAGTACGACTAATCTGGGGACCAAGCCCCTTTGCAATAAACAGACCACCATTTTTAGATGGTGTTACTAGGCTGGGCAACGCTAGAATAGTTCACTATAATGTTTTTTTGATTGTTGTGGGTTTAATAGTAGCACTTGTTATCCATAGGATTCTATCTAAATCCAAAATAGGTATGGTTATAAGGGCTGGGCTACAAAGTCCAGACCACGTACAGGCTATTGGTATAAATATTAAAAAATATTTTACTTTTGTATTTGCGTTCGGAGCAGCTTTAGCAGGTATTGGTGGAGCACTTTACATGCCATTTGTAGGTAATGTTGTTTCTACAGTTGGAATGAATAATCAAATTCTTGCTTTTATAGTTGTTATTATAGGTGGACTAGGAAACTTCTATGGCACAGCTATGGCAAGTGTATTTATTGGGCTAATGGGAGTAGCTGTAGCAATGTTTGCTCCTGCATTTGCAGTTGTAGCCAATGTACTGGTTATGGCCTTAGTACTAATATTTAAACCTGAAGGATTATTTGGAACGGCGGTGAGTAAATAA